The Artemia franciscana chromosome 11, ASM3288406v1, whole genome shotgun sequence genome has a segment encoding these proteins:
- the LOC136033343 gene encoding uncharacterized protein LOC136033343, with product MARLQMPGFFTYITNSNMLKNIIICGDFNAHSLLWGDKPANKAGKLIERLISNNADLAIATPPKLNTYFNPTSGKFSTIDVQIVSINILNKIYIKKIENLCTDHFAIVSSLNEPASILPHIPKYVNTKANWTMFRNKLNEDVLSFTHKSHTSVVTADTRAEAMTSIFTNTANQAIPRTSPRKTIPKHTPKAWWTKDCQIMWRIRNATRRAYLRKPSPATYLSKLQAEANLKRTITNVKYNYWNNFANNLSRETSEPRIHRLISKICGKKTSSNPLMYELIYENSHYDNDIDKTKLFAFLFSKKLTSKTKISPHKS from the coding sequence ATGGCCAGACTACAGATGCCTGgatttttcacttatattactaattctaatatgctaaaaaacataatcatctgcggggattttaatgcccacagtcTTCTGTGGGGAGATAAGCCAGCAAATAAAGCTGGTAAGCTTATTGaaagattgatttcaaataatgccgatttagcaattgctacccctcctaagctaaatacatattttaaccccACAAGTGGCAAATTCTCAACTATTGACGTACaaattgtttcaataaatatactaaataaaatttatattaagaaaattgaaaatctatgcACTGACCATTTTGCAATAGTATCCTCTTTAAATGAACCAGCCAGCATTCTCCCACATATCCCTAAATATGTCAACACCAAAGCAAATTGGACCATGTTTagaaataaacttaatgaagaTGTCCTAAGTTTCACCCATAAATCTCATACCTCAGTTGTAACTGCTGACACGCGTGCTGAAGCTATGACATCAATATTCACAAATACAGCTAATCAAGCTATCCCCAGAACTTCACCTAGGAAAACCATCCCTAAACACACCCCTAAAGCATGGTGGACAAAAGATTGCCAAATTATGTGGAGAATAAGAAATGCAACTAGGAGAGCATACCTAAGAAAACCATCCCCTGCcacatatttaagtaaattacaagcagaggctaacctcaagagaacaataactaatgtcaaatataattattggaataattttgcaaataatcttTCCAGAGAAACATCTGAGCCAAGAATACATAGACTTATAAGCAAAatctgtgggaaaaaaacatcctCCAACCCTCTTATGTATGAACTAATATATGAGAATTCCCACTATGATAATGACATTgataagacaaaattatttgccttccttttctcaaaaaagctaacatcaaaaacaaaaatatcaccACACAAATCATGA